One window of the Leptotrichia trevisanii DSM 22070 genome contains the following:
- a CDS encoding NUDIX domain-containing protein, whose product MEEMRPRIRVAGILIEDDKILLIQHYKNNKKYWLIPGGGNDWGETSKEALVREYKEETNMDIEVDEFLFFSETIFPDKERHILNLFFRIHRNNKNNDIIKLGEEAVLTDLRFVTKEELKTMTIYPNIKENLLRLMDGEKVETYLGSLWNE is encoded by the coding sequence ATGGAAGAAATGAGACCACGAATACGTGTGGCAGGAATTCTCATAGAAGATGATAAAATTTTGTTAATTCAACATTACAAAAATAATAAAAAATACTGGCTTATTCCCGGTGGTGGAAATGATTGGGGTGAAACTTCTAAAGAAGCCCTTGTACGAGAATACAAGGAAGAAACAAATATGGATATAGAAGTTGATGAATTTCTGTTTTTTTCAGAAACAATTTTTCCAGACAAGGAGCGACATATTTTGAATTTATTTTTTAGAATACATCGTAACAATAAAAATAATGACATCATTAAATTAGGAGAAGAAGCAGTTCTCACAGATTTAAGATTTGTAACAAAAGAAGAATTGAAAACAATGACAATTTACCCAAATATTAAAGAAAACTTATTAAGACTAATGGATGGAGAAAAAGTTGAAACTTATTTGGGAAGTTTGTGGAATGAATAA
- a CDS encoding adenine phosphoribosyltransferase, which yields MKIEEKEKIEKLVRSVENFPEKGVIFRDITTALKDKEGLEIIIKDFTDRYKDKGIDYVVGADARGFIFGAAIAYNIGAGFVPARKPGKLPAEVESIEYSLEYGKNSIEIHKDAFEKDSKILIVDDLLATGGTAKAMVQLVEKLEAKVYELAFMIELSDLKGREFLEGYEVYSQLKY from the coding sequence ATGAAAATAGAAGAAAAAGAAAAAATAGAAAAATTAGTCCGTTCAGTAGAAAATTTTCCAGAAAAAGGAGTAATATTCAGAGATATTACAACAGCACTAAAAGATAAGGAAGGATTGGAAATCATTATAAAGGATTTTACAGACAGATATAAAGATAAAGGGATAGACTATGTAGTGGGAGCTGACGCAAGAGGGTTTATTTTCGGAGCTGCAATAGCCTACAATATCGGAGCGGGATTTGTTCCCGCAAGAAAACCTGGCAAATTACCCGCAGAAGTTGAAAGCATAGAATATTCTTTAGAATACGGTAAAAATAGCATAGAAATTCACAAAGATGCCTTTGAAAAAGATTCAAAAATATTAATAGTGGATGATTTGCTAGCCACAGGGGGAACCGCCAAAGCAATGGTTCAATTAGTCGAAAAATTAGAAGCAAAAGTGTACGAATTAGCATTCATGATAGAGTTATCCGATTTGAAAGGACGGGAATTTCTTGAAGGCTATGAAGTTTATTCGCAATTAAAATATTAA
- the mnmA gene encoding tRNA 2-thiouridine(34) synthase MnmA, with protein sequence MNKKLDDKKVVVGMSGGIDSSVAALLLKQQGYEVIGVTLKHLPDELSENPGKTCCSLDDINDARYTCYTLGIPHYVLNVVEEFKKDVMEYFIKMYNAGKTPSPCVICDEKVKIKKLVEFADKMGIKYISTGHYSKVSKNNMLLWDKNNRKDQTYMLYRLDKDVVERFLFPLSEYEKSEVREIARQNGIHTHNKPDSQGICFAPNGYIPFLKKVLGNDVKKGNFVDKNGKIIGEHIGYQFYTVGQRRGLGLNLGKPFFVLELRPETNEVVVGDFDELLIKEIEVINCKFHYDLKEIVGKKLTARPRFSSKGLAGELKILKSEESNENRIIFEFDEKTHENSEGQHIVFYLDNEIVGGGEIRQSKKYRGSH encoded by the coding sequence ATGAACAAAAAATTAGATGATAAAAAGGTAGTAGTTGGAATGAGTGGCGGCATAGATAGTTCTGTCGCTGCTCTTTTATTGAAACAGCAAGGCTATGAAGTTATAGGAGTTACGTTAAAGCATTTGCCTGATGAACTTTCAGAAAATCCTGGAAAAACGTGCTGTTCCCTTGATGATATAAATGATGCAAGATATACGTGCTACACTTTGGGAATTCCTCATTATGTCCTAAATGTTGTGGAAGAATTTAAAAAGGATGTAATGGAATATTTTATAAAGATGTACAATGCTGGAAAAACACCTTCACCTTGTGTAATTTGCGATGAAAAGGTAAAGATAAAAAAACTCGTAGAATTCGCTGATAAAATGGGAATAAAATACATTTCGACAGGGCATTATTCAAAAGTTAGTAAGAATAATATGCTTTTATGGGATAAAAATAACAGAAAAGATCAGACTTATATGCTTTATCGACTGGATAAAGATGTTGTGGAAAGATTTTTATTTCCACTTTCAGAATATGAAAAATCAGAAGTTCGTGAAATCGCAAGACAAAATGGTATTCACACTCATAATAAGCCCGATAGCCAAGGAATCTGCTTTGCTCCCAACGGATATATTCCATTTTTGAAAAAAGTGCTCGGAAATGATGTAAAAAAGGGAAATTTTGTGGATAAAAATGGTAAAATTATCGGAGAACACATAGGTTATCAGTTTTACACAGTTGGGCAGCGGCGTGGACTGGGGCTTAATTTAGGAAAGCCGTTTTTTGTGCTTGAGCTTCGCCCTGAAACAAATGAGGTTGTTGTGGGAGATTTTGATGAATTGCTAATAAAGGAAATAGAAGTGATAAATTGTAAATTTCATTATGATTTAAAAGAAATAGTCGGAAAAAAATTAACTGCACGTCCGAGGTTCTCTTCAAAAGGATTGGCTGGAGAGTTGAAAATTTTAAAAAGTGAAGAAAGTAATGAAAATAGGATAATTTTTGAGTTTGATGAAAAAACTCACGAAAATTCAGAAGGACAGCACATTGTATTTTATTTGGACAATGAAATTGTTGGTGGCGGCGAAATAAGACAGAGTAAAAAATATAGGGGCAGTCATTAA
- a CDS encoding glycosyltransferase family 2 protein, with the protein MKFTIFTPTFNRKELLEKLYKSLQKQTYKDFEWLIVDDGSADGTKEKVEEFLSEKKLDIKYYFKENGGKQRAYNFATDKANGELFICLDSDDEYVENGLETILKYWKKYEKNSDIAGMGYLSTYPDGEVIGSSFPEKDMISTQFDIYNKYSVKGDKGLMFRTEIIKKYKFPVFDDEKFITEAVVYNRICEKYKMVYVNEKIEIKEYQEDGLTAKYNNLLLRNPKGQALYHNEINTQNLSFKQKVLNNAVYYKFCRAAGYKLGKIFKENKNKLFLIFALGIGEYMWQKEKNKK; encoded by the coding sequence ATGAAATTTACGATTTTTACACCAACTTTTAATCGAAAAGAACTGCTTGAAAAATTGTATAAATCACTTCAAAAACAGACTTACAAGGACTTTGAGTGGCTTATTGTAGATGATGGCTCTGCTGATGGAACTAAAGAGAAGGTAGAAGAATTTTTGAGTGAAAAAAAGCTGGATATAAAGTATTATTTTAAGGAAAACGGAGGTAAACAGCGAGCGTATAATTTCGCAACTGATAAAGCAAATGGAGAGCTTTTTATATGCCTTGATTCTGATGATGAATATGTCGAAAATGGTCTTGAAACTATTTTGAAATATTGGAAAAAATATGAAAAAAATAGTGATATTGCGGGAATGGGGTATTTATCAACTTATCCAGATGGAGAAGTTATAGGTTCTAGTTTTCCAGAAAAAGATATGATTTCAACACAGTTTGATATTTACAATAAATATAGCGTTAAGGGCGATAAAGGGCTTATGTTTCGGACTGAAATTATAAAAAAATATAAATTTCCAGTTTTTGATGATGAAAAATTTATTACTGAGGCTGTTGTCTATAATAGAATTTGTGAAAAGTATAAAATGGTTTATGTAAATGAGAAAATTGAGATAAAGGAATATCAGGAAGATGGATTGACAGCAAAATACAATAATTTACTGCTGCGAAATCCGAAAGGACAGGCTCTTTATCATAATGAAATCAATACCCAAAATTTGTCTTTTAAGCAGAAAGTTCTAAATAATGCTGTTTATTACAAATTTTGCAGGGCAGCAGGATATAAACTTGGAAAAATATTTAAAGAAAATAAAAATAAATTGTTTTTAATTTTTGCTTTAGGAATCGGGGAATATATGTGGCAAAAAGAGAAAAATAAAAAATAA
- a CDS encoding lipopolysaccharide biosynthesis protein has product MDNKNLLKGTMVYSLMNLVTKMGSFIFLPIITRLLTQEEFGIVGTLAPITSLFTVILGLGLYNAQMKKYVDLKESEDEFGSYMFSSTLIIIVFNVLTYIFLFTPAAQKLFSYIVDLSKVSYYPLIIVSVLIATTNAFNNLSTTLFRMKRMYMKVAIGSVVSLFTTYILAIYFIKYLKWGVFGNQFANLIALLIVFLFYFKDYFGKFRFKLNFDYVKYSLRNGLPLIFIELTDQVVNLSDRLVLAKFVSLAVVGGYTLAFTGGRVLSVVTGSFVNSWTPEFYEAMKEDRTNPRITRSVENFIAIISFACVIAQLFAPEGIKLIFPKSYHQAINYMPLILAGIVIQALFCLDYFFHFHEDSIYIFYFTMFAMIFNLVGNIIFIPKFPEIGPIIAAWTTLLAFLFRAIMEMMIIRKKYKISFNYKKLFLYFIIIVNPVIFYLSNDQLSWMKFGLKIVYLAIVTKLLVNREVYAKIANLVNGIKRKIIKR; this is encoded by the coding sequence ATGGATAATAAAAATTTATTGAAGGGTACAATGGTTTATTCTCTTATGAACCTAGTTACAAAGATGGGTTCATTTATATTTTTGCCGATAATAACGAGGTTACTGACACAGGAAGAATTTGGGATTGTGGGAACGTTGGCTCCGATTACTTCATTGTTTACGGTGATTCTGGGGCTGGGGCTTTATAATGCTCAGATGAAGAAATATGTAGATTTGAAGGAAAGTGAAGATGAGTTTGGAAGCTATATGTTTTCTTCAACTTTGATTATAATAGTTTTTAATGTACTTACTTATATTTTTTTATTTACACCGGCAGCACAAAAGTTGTTTTCATATATAGTTGATTTAAGCAAGGTAAGTTACTATCCTTTGATAATTGTCAGCGTCTTAATTGCTACAACGAACGCTTTTAACAATCTTTCGACAACTTTGTTCAGAATGAAGAGAATGTATATGAAAGTTGCGATAGGAAGTGTTGTAAGCCTTTTTACAACTTATATTCTGGCAATTTACTTTATAAAATACTTAAAATGGGGAGTTTTTGGAAACCAGTTTGCAAATTTAATTGCGTTGCTTATAGTATTTCTGTTCTATTTTAAGGATTATTTTGGGAAATTTAGATTTAAGCTGAATTTTGATTATGTGAAATATTCGCTAAGAAATGGATTACCGCTGATTTTTATTGAGCTTACGGATCAGGTTGTAAATTTGAGCGATAGACTTGTTTTGGCAAAATTTGTTTCTCTTGCGGTAGTTGGAGGGTATACACTTGCATTTACTGGGGGAAGAGTTTTATCGGTTGTTACAGGTTCTTTTGTAAACAGCTGGACGCCAGAGTTTTATGAGGCGATGAAGGAGGATAGGACAAATCCGAGAATAACACGGAGTGTGGAAAACTTTATTGCAATTATTTCCTTTGCCTGTGTAATTGCACAGTTGTTTGCTCCAGAAGGAATAAAATTGATATTTCCAAAAAGTTATCATCAGGCGATAAATTATATGCCGTTAATTTTGGCTGGAATTGTAATTCAGGCGTTATTTTGCCTTGATTATTTTTTCCATTTTCACGAAGATAGTATATACATTTTTTATTTTACAATGTTTGCAATGATATTTAATTTAGTTGGAAATATAATTTTTATACCAAAATTTCCAGAAATTGGGCCTATTATTGCGGCGTGGACAACATTACTTGCTTTTTTATTTAGAGCAATAATGGAAATGATGATTATAAGGAAAAAATATAAGATTTCGTTTAATTATAAAAAATTATTTTTATATTTCATAATTATTGTAAATCCTGTAATATTTTATTTGTCAAATGATCAGCTTTCGTGGATGAAATTTGGCTTGAAAATAGTTTATTTGGCAATAGTTACGAAATTGCTTGTAAATAGGGAAGTTTACGCTAAAATTGCAAATCTTGTGAATGGAATAAAAAGAAAAATTATAAAACGTTAA
- a CDS encoding KpsF/GutQ family sugar-phosphate isomerase → MEIDIIKEAKNVFDIEIAELEKLKNKLGDNFQKLVQMILELKNNNKVVVTGIGKSGIIGKKITATLASTGTTAVFINAAEALHGDLGMISDGDVVIAISNSGNSDEVLSILAPIRKIGGKIVAFTGNPNSTLGKYAELTINVGVEKEACPLGQAPMSSTTATLVTGDALAVCLMKLKNFTENDFAKYHPGGSLGKRLLLHVSDLMHIGDELPVVKEDEKIENVLMVLTKKKLGAVCISDTGLENGKLLGIITEGDIRRALEHKEKFFDYVASDIMISTPVTIEKDAMALDALHLMENRKSQINVLPVVENGNVVGLIRVHDLIGLR, encoded by the coding sequence ATGGAAATAGATATTATAAAAGAAGCTAAAAATGTATTTGACATTGAAATTGCGGAACTGGAAAAATTAAAAAATAAGCTGGGAGATAATTTTCAAAAGTTAGTTCAAATGATTTTGGAATTGAAAAATAATAATAAAGTTGTTGTGACAGGAATTGGAAAGTCTGGAATAATTGGGAAAAAAATTACAGCGACACTTGCTTCGACTGGTACAACAGCAGTATTTATAAATGCAGCAGAGGCACTTCACGGTGATTTGGGAATGATTAGCGATGGAGATGTTGTAATTGCAATCTCAAACAGCGGAAATTCAGATGAGGTATTAAGCATTTTGGCACCAATAAGAAAAATTGGAGGAAAAATTGTTGCATTTACTGGAAATCCTAATTCTACATTAGGGAAATATGCGGAACTGACGATTAATGTCGGGGTGGAAAAGGAAGCGTGTCCGTTGGGGCAAGCTCCGATGAGTTCAACTACAGCAACACTTGTGACAGGAGATGCACTTGCCGTATGCCTTATGAAATTAAAGAATTTTACAGAAAACGACTTTGCTAAATATCATCCAGGAGGAAGTCTTGGAAAACGGTTATTATTACATGTTTCAGATTTAATGCACATTGGAGACGAACTGCCAGTTGTAAAAGAAGATGAAAAAATTGAAAATGTATTAATGGTTCTTACAAAGAAAAAATTAGGAGCTGTGTGTATTTCAGATACAGGACTTGAAAATGGAAAACTGCTTGGAATCATAACAGAAGGTGATATTCGGCGTGCATTGGAACATAAGGAGAAATTTTTTGATTATGTGGCTTCCGACATTATGATTTCCACACCAGTAACGATTGAGAAAGATGCGATGGCTCTCGATGCACTTCATCTGATGGAAAATAGAAAAAGCCAGATTAATGTATTGCCAGTTGTGGAAAATGGGAATGTTGTGGGCTTAATAAGAGTGCACGATTTAATAGGATTAAGATAA
- a CDS encoding mannose-1-phosphate guanylyltransferase yields the protein MDKVALIMAGGSGTRFWPLSTNEKPKQFLDLVSKKTMIKETIDRIKELIPIERIFISTNIKYFDIIKKELPEIADRNIIFEPMARDTAACIGYAACIIRKIYENSIMAVLPSDHLIKKEKEFLDSLEFAFQEAEKNKIVTLGIKPTYAETGYGYIEYVDRKKTKDNKNNCENKGKFKSYKVKKFREKPNKELAEKYIEQGNYLWNSGMFLWKTEFILHEIKKYMETHKTILENIEKMLENVDLNEVYGEKLSNFVKGEFEKFEKISIDFGVMEHTKSVSVIPVDIDWNDVGNFKSLEDIFPKDKDSNVVQANHFEQIESEGNIVINKENDKIIATIGLENIVIVNTKDALLVCHKDKSQEVKKILNKIEMQNK from the coding sequence ATGGATAAGGTAGCTTTAATTATGGCGGGGGGAAGTGGAACGAGATTTTGGCCGTTGTCTACGAATGAGAAGCCGAAGCAGTTTTTGGATCTTGTGTCGAAAAAAACTATGATAAAGGAAACGATTGACAGGATAAAGGAGCTTATTCCGATAGAGAGGATTTTTATTTCCACGAATATTAAATATTTTGATATAATAAAAAAGGAACTTCCTGAGATTGCTGACAGGAATATAATTTTTGAGCCAATGGCTAGGGATACGGCGGCTTGTATCGGATACGCAGCCTGTATTATCAGAAAAATTTATGAGAATAGCATTATGGCTGTTTTACCGTCGGATCATCTGATTAAGAAGGAAAAGGAATTTTTGGACAGCTTGGAGTTTGCATTTCAGGAGGCTGAGAAAAATAAGATTGTTACGTTGGGAATTAAGCCTACTTATGCGGAAACTGGGTACGGATATATTGAGTATGTAGATAGAAAAAAAACAAAAGACAATAAAAATAATTGTGAAAATAAAGGAAAATTCAAGTCGTATAAAGTGAAAAAATTTAGGGAAAAGCCTAATAAGGAGCTGGCTGAAAAATATATTGAGCAGGGGAATTATCTTTGGAATAGTGGAATGTTTCTTTGGAAAACGGAATTTATTTTACATGAAATAAAAAAATATATGGAAACACACAAGACTATTTTGGAAAATATTGAAAAAATGCTGGAAAATGTAGATTTGAATGAAGTTTATGGGGAGAAATTAAGTAATTTTGTAAAGGGTGAATTTGAGAAATTTGAAAAAATTTCGATAGATTTTGGAGTGATGGAGCATACAAAATCTGTGAGCGTGATTCCAGTTGACATTGACTGGAATGATGTTGGAAATTTCAAGTCGCTTGAGGATATTTTTCCAAAGGACAAGGATAGCAACGTTGTGCAAGCTAATCATTTTGAGCAGATTGAATCAGAAGGAAATATTGTAATTAATAAGGAAAATGATAAAATTATCGCTACAATAGGACTAGAAAATATTGTTATTGTAAATACAAAGGATGCCTTGCTTGTCTGCCATAAGGATAAAAGTCAGGAAGTTAAGAAAATATTGAATAAAATTGAGATGCAAAATAAGTAG
- the hisS gene encoding histidine--tRNA ligase, whose amino-acid sequence MINVLKGMKDRYSDDVKKYDLIVDTAKNVFEKYGFERIITPILEETELFRRGVGDETDVVSKEMYEFTDKGNRNVTMRPEGTAGVVRAYLEAGFHKSSPIVKWFYNGPMYRYEAPQKGRFREFHQMGIEMFGVRSAYLDAEIIRMGCEFLEKLGITGLTVEINSLGNIDSRKKYIDDLKAFMEKRLDKLSDDSKRRYTTNPLRALDSKDKGDQEQFINAPKLYDYLDEESKNYFEDTKKYLELMNINYVVNDKLVRGLDYYSDIVFEIKSNKLGSQATVLAGGRYDRLLEILGNAKVPGIGFAAGMERIAMLMDENLIAKEENKIYVIYFDETKEYFVKIVEELRKNGIKVNFDYNPKSFGAQMKKANRENADYVLILGEDEQKENVVTMKKFSTGEQEKYKLEEIIKLLK is encoded by the coding sequence ATGATTAATGTTTTAAAGGGAATGAAAGATAGATATTCTGATGATGTAAAAAAATATGACTTAATTGTTGATACAGCAAAAAATGTATTTGAAAAATATGGATTTGAGCGAATTATAACACCTATTCTGGAAGAAACTGAGCTTTTTAGACGTGGTGTTGGAGATGAGACGGATGTTGTTTCAAAGGAAATGTATGAGTTTACAGATAAGGGAAACAGAAACGTTACAATGCGTCCAGAAGGTACTGCCGGAGTCGTACGTGCCTATTTGGAAGCAGGCTTTCACAAATCTTCCCCAATCGTAAAATGGTTCTACAATGGTCCAATGTACCGTTACGAAGCCCCTCAAAAAGGAAGATTTCGAGAATTTCACCAAATGGGAATTGAAATGTTTGGAGTTCGTTCCGCTTACCTTGATGCAGAAATTATCCGAATGGGATGTGAATTCCTTGAAAAGCTGGGAATTACTGGACTGACTGTGGAAATAAACAGTCTTGGAAATATTGATTCAAGAAAAAAATACATTGATGATTTAAAAGCATTTATGGAAAAAAGACTGGATAAACTTAGTGACGACTCAAAACGAAGATACACAACAAATCCTCTAAGAGCCTTGGATTCAAAAGACAAAGGCGATCAGGAACAATTTATAAACGCTCCAAAATTATACGACTATCTTGACGAAGAAAGTAAAAATTATTTTGAAGATACAAAAAAATATCTTGAATTGATGAATATTAATTATGTAGTAAACGACAAGCTGGTGCGTGGACTTGACTATTACTCAGATATAGTTTTTGAAATAAAATCTAATAAATTAGGCTCGCAAGCAACTGTACTAGCTGGAGGACGTTACGACAGACTCCTTGAAATACTTGGAAATGCAAAAGTCCCAGGAATAGGTTTCGCTGCTGGAATGGAAAGAATTGCAATGCTTATGGATGAAAATTTGATTGCAAAAGAAGAAAACAAAATTTACGTTATTTATTTTGACGAAACAAAAGAATATTTTGTAAAAATAGTTGAAGAACTGCGAAAAAATGGAATAAAAGTTAATTTTGACTACAATCCAAAAAGTTTTGGAGCCCAAATGAAAAAGGCAAACCGTGAAAATGCAGACTATGTATTGATTTTAGGAGAAGATGAACAAAAAGAAAATGTAGTTACAATGAAGAAATTTAGTACAGGAGAACAAGAAAAATATAAATTAGAAGAAATTATTAAACTTTTAAAATAA
- the aspS gene encoding aspartate--tRNA ligase, whose translation MYRNYKLNELRIENIGEEVILSGWVSKVRDLGHFTFIDLRDRYGITQILVNEEVSGKELFEEARKLKNEWVIKVTGKVAERSSKNKNISTGDIEVEAKNIEILSRSKQLPFEIDETGNLNENMRLTYRYLDIRRPRMLNNIIKRNNMLFSIRKFMNENGFLDIDTPILAKATPEGARDFVVPSRINKGDFYALPQSPQLFKQILMVSGVDKYYQLAKCFRDEDLRADRQPEFTQLDLEMSFIEQEDILNVTEALAKQVFKDVTGIEITENFERMSYDDAMNFYGSDKPDLRFDMKLIDLSKETENCGFGVFENAIKDGGNVKAIVAPNAEKFSRKYIKDLEDFVKTYFKAKGLAYIKINEDGEINSPIAKFFTEEKLAEITQKLGIKNNEIALVLADKYKIVHDGLGALRLKLGEELELINKDSFKFLWVVDFPMFEWSEEENRYKAQHHPFTSIKQEDRKYLDSNELDKIKTDSYDMVLNGYEIGGGSIRIHEEELQEKVFEKLGLSKEEQQEKFGFFLEVLKYGVPPHGGLAFGIDRWLMAMLKENSIKEVIPFPKTNKGQDLMTGAPAEIEENVLADDLRLKLLEIEKED comes from the coding sequence ATGTACAGAAATTATAAATTAAATGAATTAAGAATAGAAAACATCGGAGAAGAAGTTATTTTATCTGGATGGGTTTCAAAAGTTAGGGATTTGGGGCATTTCACATTCATTGATTTGAGAGATAGATACGGAATTACTCAAATTTTAGTGAATGAAGAAGTTTCAGGAAAAGAGCTTTTTGAAGAAGCTAGAAAATTAAAAAATGAATGGGTTATAAAAGTTACTGGAAAAGTTGCTGAAAGAAGCAGCAAAAATAAAAATATTTCTACTGGAGATATCGAAGTTGAAGCAAAAAACATTGAGATTTTGAGCCGTTCTAAGCAATTACCGTTTGAAATTGATGAAACAGGAAATCTTAATGAAAATATGCGTCTAACTTACAGATATCTCGATATAAGACGTCCGAGAATGTTAAATAACATTATAAAAAGAAATAATATGCTGTTTTCAATTAGAAAATTTATGAATGAAAATGGATTTTTAGATATTGACACTCCTATTCTAGCAAAAGCCACACCTGAAGGAGCGAGAGATTTCGTTGTTCCAAGCCGAATAAATAAAGGCGACTTTTACGCCTTGCCGCAATCTCCACAGTTATTTAAGCAAATCCTTATGGTATCGGGTGTTGATAAATATTACCAGCTTGCAAAATGTTTTAGAGACGAGGATTTAAGAGCCGACAGACAGCCTGAATTTACTCAATTGGACTTGGAAATGTCGTTTATTGAGCAAGAAGATATTTTAAATGTGACAGAAGCACTTGCAAAACAAGTATTTAAAGATGTTACTGGTATTGAAATTACTGAAAATTTTGAAAGAATGAGTTATGATGATGCAATGAATTTTTATGGTTCAGACAAGCCTGATTTAAGATTTGACATGAAATTGATTGATTTATCCAAAGAAACAGAAAATTGTGGATTCGGAGTATTTGAAAATGCAATAAAAGATGGGGGAAATGTAAAAGCGATTGTTGCTCCAAATGCTGAAAAATTCTCAAGAAAATACATCAAAGATTTAGAAGACTTTGTAAAGACATATTTCAAAGCAAAAGGGCTAGCTTATATCAAAATTAATGAAGATGGCGAAATTAATTCTCCAATTGCCAAATTTTTTACAGAAGAAAAATTAGCTGAAATTACTCAAAAATTAGGAATTAAAAATAACGAAATCGCTTTAGTTTTAGCTGATAAATACAAAATTGTTCACGACGGACTGGGAGCATTAAGGCTAAAACTGGGAGAAGAACTGGAATTAATTAACAAAGATTCATTCAAATTCCTATGGGTAGTTGATTTCCCAATGTTTGAATGGAGCGAAGAAGAAAACAGATACAAGGCTCAACATCATCCGTTTACTTCAATAAAGCAGGAAGACAGAAAATATCTTGATTCAAATGAACTTGATAAAATAAAGACAGATTCCTACGATATGGTTCTAAACGGTTATGAAATCGGTGGAGGAAGTATCAGAATTCACGAAGAGGAATTACAGGAAAAAGTGTTTGAAAAATTGGGGCTTAGCAAAGAAGAACAGCAGGAAAAATTTGGCTTCTTTCTGGAAGTGCTAAAATACGGAGTACCGCCACACGGAGGACTTGCCTTCGGAATCGACAGATGGCTTATGGCAATGTTAAAGGAAAACTCTATAAAAGAAGTAATCCCATTCCCTAAAACAAATAAAGGACAGGATTTGATGACAGGAGCTCCTGCTGAAATTGAAGAAAATGTACTTGCAGACGACTTAAGACTAAAATTACTGGAAATTGAAAA